The Daphnia magna isolate NIES linkage group LG3, ASM2063170v1.1, whole genome shotgun sequence genomic interval AAAGGGTGTTTACTTGAAAGCATGATTTCACTGCTCCCATGAATAAATCAGATTCTTTTTCAACTTTCAATTCGTCCACAAACACAGAAAGAAAGTTCACGAGCAAATCCAAACACTTTTGCCGATTCtacaaacaaaattcaatgtTAAAAATAGTTGGTTTAATTAAATTATGAAGTAAGTTACTTACCTCTTCGACATTGGCAAGTTTGAGCCATGATTCTGTCCAGCATTTGATCCACGATgagatttctttaaaatacaAGGGTAATTCTGAACGAAGGGCCGATAGCACAATGTGAGTACACGGTTCTTCAACGTCAATCTCATTTACGCCTCGAGGATTTACGACCTTTTCTATGACAGAAGAATCTTCTTTTGCCCatgcagacaacaacgtaGACCAGGGAAGAAAAACACTTTCGTTCGACTGGATAGGAGGCCACGTAAGAGGAAGTAAAAGAGACTGTACGTTTGCATTACGCAAGTGAGTGACATGGCTTTTGGAAATTAAAGCCCTTGCGAATAGTATCCACAATTCTGTTGTAGCCGATTTGGAAGCTTCATCTGGTGCGCGGCATAAGTTTTCAAGAAAACTCATGATCTTTGATGTGAATTTCGCCACGTTCCAAATAATACCAGCTTCGAAGAACTTCGTGAGAAAACGAACAAACGGATGCGCAGGAAGAGGTTCATTTTCAACAAACCAATGCAACAGAACATCCATATTTTCCGTCATAAGCTCTGTTAGAAGGGAAAACCTGAAGGCTGTCGTAAGCACGTCGAAGACTACCTCCATTAACACTGGTTTGGAGGTGATTGTTTCCATAAGAGATAGGATGAAGACCTTCAATGGTTCCCTTTGATCCGTGGAGCTGCACCGCTCGACAAAACTTCTTATAGCTGTCCCGTAAACGCCAGCAGTGTGATCAGTCTTTGATTTCAGGTTTAGTGTAAGCAGCACCCATCGACTGAAACTCTCGACATTTGTGCAGAAATCTTCAGAGTTGATAAAAGGATACGAACGGAGCAGTTCCACAGTACCCATTGACAGACCTTTGAATTCTGTCTCAAGTGAGAGAATTCCAGCTAGAACGGTAGTTGTCAGTGGTAAAATGTTAGCAAAGACGAGTGCCGTTCCTTTAGTTGGTTGTTTTTCATCATGAATGCCAAAGCAGAAGTGGAGAAGAGGCAATGTCACTTCTTGAAAACGGAGAGTAGCGTCCGGTCCCAGTCTATTCAGCAAATGCCACCAAAGTTCTATTTTAGTTATTGAGAAATCTACAGTGCGTGTATCTGTAGATTTTAGCGGCACCAAAACCAGTTTTATTCTCTTGGAGTTGTTTAGGACAACCGGATTCAATGCGAAGCAATCGATTATGTACTTCCAATGCTCCAGTGCGCACTGTCGGTAGACTGGGTTTTTACATTTCAAAgcactttcttctattttaagAAGTTCATTTAGCAACGTAACCGAATCGTGTAATTGAGTGCCAAAAGCTTGTATGAGGAAACTCCAGATTTTCAGGCTGTCGGCAGACTCGCCCGAGACTAGTTGCGACAGAACACCATAATACTTGTTCCTTAGAAGGGTTTGAAATGACGAATCAAGGAGTTTTCTTTTCGCTATCTCGGCTGTGAATGGCTCAAGACACGCAAGCGAAAGTTCACGAATCCGATCAGCTTCGTTAAATAGCCATGGGATGACTGCCGAGAGCACCATCGTCaggttttttgaaaaaaaatcttcctTTCTCAAGCCTATGTTTCGTAGGGTATTTAAGGATTCGCAAACTGTGCTCAATGATGTGACAGGGGGATTTTCTTCTAGAAATAAACAAGCTGCCTGAAGCATTTTTGTCAAATGTGACTCTTGAAGCTGGACATCAAATTGAAGGTTGGCAAGGCTCCACATTAACTTTCTTGATTGGTTTTTTTCAGAAACTTggcaaagtttttttgttaGAACTTCAATGACTGATGCCTGCTTTTCCAAGGGCAGTTTAACTACTTGCAGTAAACCTCCCAAAAAACCTAGTGCAGCCAACACCAAGTTATCATTTCCAGTTGAGATATCCTGAAGTGTAACAGGTACGGCAACAGAATGAAGGATATCATTACATGTTTCATCTTTAAGAAAGGAACTTTTGGCTCCCAACCTAgaacaaaaaattacattacCATTAAGAAAACCTTAACAATACCACAAAATGTATCATAAAAGAAATTCAGTGAAAAGTAAAATTGTAGTATTGAATCAAAAACTGAAGTGGTTTAACGAAATAAATAACCCTGTTTGTCTGTAATTTACTCAAACATTTCAACTGAAAGAGGAAGAAATATTACATTCTTAGACCACACTTACTGTGTCAGTGTTTCATAAATTGTTAAATGTGACTTGGGGTTCTTCTCGTTTTTCAGGTCTGAAACACTTTTCATAAGCGAAGCAATGGCAACCTTTGTTGGAGATCTGACTACAGCCATCTAATAAGGATAACAAATAAGAATATCCAATAAAGCGGTAGTAAAACCAATAAAACGACCAAAATAATGTACCTTATACGCAAGGGTTAAAAAAgatatataaaaagaaaagtcgtCTTTCTTACGACTTCCACACTTTGTTGTTAATATTCTAGTGATCTGTATGTTAACACTTCAAAAACAGGACTTGAGTCTAAATACCGCATAAATCTCAGATATGTTGTCACATTCGTGCCGACGAGAATTATTATGCGATGTACATATTACACGACTTAAGATAGGAGTTCCTTCGTTCGTGAAGGCGGGAATCACAACACAGAGCTAGACGTTGCCGGTTTTACGATAGAGACGGCAAGAGCATGGCAAGGGCGGCAAGAGAAAGACGCACACGCAGCAGTGGCATCTAGTGGCATCTAGCCCGGCTGACGAAGTAGCACCCCGATCCAGccccgattgccttttcccggggcggggcggttaacccgattatggctaatcggggccgattgGCATCTGGCAGGCTGGCAGGTGGCAGCACGCAGGAGCAGATGGAGGGACCGGGGGAATGGtgaaccaaaaacaaaaaaaatttggctatGCCAAATTTGATATTAAAGGAAAATCATACAGTGCATTTTTATAGTTGGTAAAATAATGCAAAAAGCAAGAGGAAAATGCAATGAGCCAATGACACAGAGAGTAACAAATGGCGAAATTTTCTGTATACATTTCACTTCTGCTACTAGATGGCAGTTAATTGTGTAAACAAAATAGCAATTCTTTATAATTTTGCGTTGGTTTTGTAATGATTCAGTTTCTGGTTCATATATTCAAATCATTTCTTGTATTAAGAATTAGCTGTCAAGAGATACAGTAAACTCTGTCAAAGCTGTTGGTTTCGTAGTCCATGTCGGCAAGATGTTCACGCGGGCTTTTTCCCACATTTGAACATAGTCCGTACATAATCGTTTAACTTGGTTATAGGTCATAGTTTGAATGTCAGTATGTCGCTCTTTTAAATGCATCGGCAAATCATCAACTTGAAATTTGCTTAGGAGAAAGAGAAATTTCTTAAACAGATTTTTCTTGCAAATTTCCAGATAACATGATGATTGGTTCTGGTTCTTCTTGGTTAGTCcttgttttcttccttctaCCGCCACTTCCAACTGTTTCACAGGACATGCACACCAAATTATACTAGATGGGCAAGGTTGCATTTGGCATTCTTCATCATCTACCTGCTTGCCAAATCTGAAATTAAGTTGAGATTGACTTATTTCTGGTTTGTGCTGCCTAAATTCAGTATTCTGCATTTGGTTGAGAGCACTTTCAAATCTGGTGATTAAAGCACGTTCCATAGCAGATTGGCTAAAGTGGCATTTTCCTATGATGATATGAGAAACATAAACTGGcctcaaaagaaaattcatcaaGAGGGACCCTTGAGTGCCTAATATAATCCACTTAGCAAATTTATCACTGCATGACATTGATAATGTACGATCTCCCCTTCCTGGTTTTGTTCGCAAAGCCCCAACAATGTGGTGATCAATACCAGAATGTTTGAGGTCCTGAAAAATAAGAGTATTAAAGAAATATTGATAAACAGGACTTCAGCACAATTCAACATATCAAGTTATTTATGGAGGTTACCTGAGGTCCACCTTCTACACATTTTGCCCCAGTACGATGTACATCTTGCATTTCAAGTTTTGACAGTTTCAAAGGGGGTTCTTCATCAGGATTTGATACACTGCCATTGGTTGGCTGCAATACTTCTTCTGTAGTACCTGATGCagtgtttgtttcttttacaattATGGATGCATCCCCACATGGTGTATGGCTGGAGAAAAATATGAATGAAACTTCTTCTCTCTGCAGAAACTTTTTTGTCTTTGGATCTACAACAAATATATCACTTTCTTTCCCAGACACAGCTATTTCTATGTGGTGGTACAAATATCGAAGAAAACCCCTTCTGGCTAAAATTTCAGCATGACTGTCATTTAACAGATCACCATCTTGTGACAGTTTGCTCTGTCCAACACATTTGGAGCCTGTTCCCATAGAAACAATTTTGAGTGAAATATTCGAATTTACTCTTTTTGCGGTCCTTTGGACGACTGCAGCTACTATTGTCCATTCTCTTCCTTGCAGAGGTTTGCCTTTCTTGGGCAGATTGTCAAAATGACGGTAACAAAGATGTGCCACTTGATCTGCCAAAGATTTTCTATCTGTGGATGCATTCATTTTCTTAAGATAAGAATATTACACGAGGCAATTACCAATAAACAGAACACATTTGTTTTAAGATTCAAGCGTTTTCCCTCAACAACAAATCTGCCAAATACCGAAAACTTTTTGGAATAGCAGCAGATGGCGTGTTTACACATATTAGTTTGAACAACTGTAATTTACGTGATAATGCGCTAGTAAATTTTAGATTGTGGAAGAAAAAttgtataaaataaaataaaaaagaatactCTATCCAAAAGAccacaaaataaattgcatACAATGTGTTAATCGAAAACATAACTATTTAGCTGTCGAACACATAATAGATAATACCCTCCCGTCCCTCCGAGTACATTTTACCACTACACCAAACGGACCTTATCGAAAAATATCTGTTACTGCTGAACGGCAGTATATTTGTATACTACTATTATTCCTAACTTTTAGCTAGAAATTTGGATTTTCCACCTAAAGAGCCCATAAGATTTGAAAATACCCATTGTTCCAAAACATGTTTCCCTAGGATTGGTTTGATTGGCGATTCACGTTT includes:
- the LOC116918253 gene encoding tRNA-specific adenosine deaminase 1 — translated: MNASTDRKSLADQVAHLCYRHFDNLPKKGKPLQGREWTIVAAVVQRTAKRVNSNISLKIVSMGTGSKCVGQSKLSQDGDLLNDSHAEILARRGFLRYLYHHIEIAVSGKESDIFVVDPKTKKFLQREEVSFIFFSSHTPCGDASIIVKETNTASGTTEEVLQPTNGSVSNPDEEPPLKLSKLEMQDVHRTGAKCVEGGPQDLKHSGIDHHIVGALRTKPGRGDRTLSMSCSDKFAKWIILGTQGSLLMNFLLRPVYVSHIIIGKCHFSQSAMERALITRFESALNQMQNTEFRQHKPEISQSQLNFRFGKQVDDEECQMQPCPSSIIWCACPVKQLEVAVEGRKQGLTKKNQNQSSCYLEICKKNLFKKFLFLLSKFQVDDLPMHLKERHTDIQTMTYNQVKRLCTDYVQMWEKARVNILPTWTTKPTALTEFTVSLDS